A window from Citrus sinensis cultivar Valencia sweet orange chromosome 3, DVS_A1.0, whole genome shotgun sequence encodes these proteins:
- the LOC127901246 gene encoding phosphomannomutase, whose protein sequence is MAARKQGLLALFDVDGTLTAPRKAATPQMLEFMRELRKVVTVGVVGGSDLSKISEQLGKTVIDEYDYVFSENGLVAHKDGKLIGTQSLKSFLGGEKLKEFINFTLHYIADLDIPIKRGTFIEFRSGMLNISPIGRNCSQEERDEFERYDKIHNIRPKMVSVLREKFAHLNLTFSIGGQISFDVFPQGWDKTYCLRYLDDFNEIHFFGDKTYKGGNDHEIFESERTVGHTVTSPEDTMEKCKALFLAKP, encoded by the exons ATGGCTGCTAGGAAGCAAGGTTTATTAGCTCTCTTTGATGTTGACGGAACTCTCACGGCTCCGAGAAAG GCGGCAACACCACAAATGTTAGAGTTCATGCGGGAACTGAGAAAG GTTGTTACAGTTGGAGTCGTCGGTGGATCTGATCTTTCTAAGATATCAGAGCAGCTTGGGAAGACAG TTATTGATGAATACGATTATGTGTTTTCTGAGAATGGTCTTGTGGCTCATAAGGATGGGAAATTAATTGGCACACAG aGCTTGAAATCATTTCTTGGAGGCGAAAAGCTCAAG gaattcataaattttactcttcatTACATTGCTGACTTGGACATTCCAATTAAAAG GGGAACTTTCATTGAATTCCGAAGTGGGATGCTTAATATTTCACCAATTGGGCGAAACTGCAGCCAAGAAGAAAGGGACGAGTTTGAGAGGTATGACAAG ATTCACAATATACGGCCAAAAATGGTATCTGTGCTTCGGGAGAAGTTTGCTCACCTTAACTTGACATTTTCAATTGGAGGACAGATAAGCTTTGAT GTGTTTCCCCAGGGATGGGACAAGACATACTGCTTGAGATACCTTGATGACTTCAATGAAATTCACTTTTTTGGGGACAAAACTTACAAG GGAGGGAATGAtcatgaaatttttgaatcCGAGCGAACAGTGGGTCACACAG TTACCAGCCCTGAGGATACTATGGAAAAGTGTAAGGCTCTCTTCCTGGCTAAACCGTGA
- the LOC127898663 gene encoding (+)-neomenthol dehydrogenase-like isoform X1, with the protein MAEATKKYAVVTGSNKGIGFETVRQLASKGITVVLTARDEKRGLEAVEKLKASGVDPELLLFHQLDISDLASVSSLADFIKTQFGKLDILANNAGIASVKFDMDAFADSGYQITKGDAEVDWSKVCYQTYELAVECLKTNYYGTKQTCEALIPLLELSDSPRLVNLSSYVSALKDLPEKARAVLGDVENLTEERIEMVVKDYFKDYEEGEIANRGWCPHSSAYKVSKAVINAYTRILAKRYPKFCVNCVCPGFVKTDINFHAGILSVEEGAESPVKLALLPDGGPTGRFFLRKEEAPF; encoded by the exons ATGGCGGAAGCAACTaagaa GTATGCAGTTGTTACAGGATCAAACAAGGGGATTGGGTTTGAAACAGTGAGGCAATTAGCTTCAAAAGGAATCACAGTAGTTTTAACTGCTAGAGATGAGAAGAGGGGTCTTGAAGCTGTTGAGAAGCTCAAAGCTTCTGGTGTTGACCCTgagcttttgctttttcatcAGCTTGATATCTCTGACCTTGCCAGTGTTTCGTCTCTCGCTGACTTCATCAAAACCCAATTTGGAAAGCTTGATATTTTG GCTAACAATGCAGGAATTGCAAGTGTCAAGTTTGATATGGATGCTTTCGCAGATTCAGGCTATCAAATT ACGAAGGGTGATGCTGAAGTTGACTGGAGCAAAGTTTGTTATCAAACTTATGAGTTAGCAGTAGAATGCCTGAAAACAAACTACTACGGCACTAAACAAACATGCGAAGCACTTATTCCTCTCCTGGAATTATCTGATTCACCAAGACTTGTTAACCTTTCCTCCTATGTCTCTGCCCTAAAG GATTTACCAGAAAAAGCCAGAGCTGTGTTAGGTGATGTTGAAAACCTTACAGAAGAGAGAATAGAAATGGTGGTGAAGGATTACTTTAAAGATTATGAAGAGGGTGAAATTGCAAATAGGGGCTGGTGTCCTCACTCTTCTGCTTATAAGGTGTCGAAAGCAGTTATTAATGCGTACACAAGGATTTTAGCCAAGAGGTATCCAAAATTTTGTGTTAATTGTGTGTGTCCTGGCTTTGTCAAAACCGATATAAACTTCCATGCTGGCATATTATCTGTTGAAGAAGGTGCTGAAAGTCCTGTGAAGCTTGCTTTGCTGCCCGATGGTGGTCCTACTGGTCGTTTCTTTCTGCGCAAGGAAGAGGCACCTTTTTGA
- the LOC127898663 gene encoding (+)-neomenthol dehydrogenase-like isoform X2 — protein sequence MAEATKKYAVVTGSNKGIGFETVRQLASKGITVVLTARDEKRGLEAVEKLKASGVDPELLLFHQLDISDLASVSSLADFIKTQFGKLDILTKGDAEVDWSKVCYQTYELAVECLKTNYYGTKQTCEALIPLLELSDSPRLVNLSSYVSALKDLPEKARAVLGDVENLTEERIEMVVKDYFKDYEEGEIANRGWCPHSSAYKVSKAVINAYTRILAKRYPKFCVNCVCPGFVKTDINFHAGILSVEEGAESPVKLALLPDGGPTGRFFLRKEEAPF from the exons ATGGCGGAAGCAACTaagaa GTATGCAGTTGTTACAGGATCAAACAAGGGGATTGGGTTTGAAACAGTGAGGCAATTAGCTTCAAAAGGAATCACAGTAGTTTTAACTGCTAGAGATGAGAAGAGGGGTCTTGAAGCTGTTGAGAAGCTCAAAGCTTCTGGTGTTGACCCTgagcttttgctttttcatcAGCTTGATATCTCTGACCTTGCCAGTGTTTCGTCTCTCGCTGACTTCATCAAAACCCAATTTGGAAAGCTTGATATTTTG ACGAAGGGTGATGCTGAAGTTGACTGGAGCAAAGTTTGTTATCAAACTTATGAGTTAGCAGTAGAATGCCTGAAAACAAACTACTACGGCACTAAACAAACATGCGAAGCACTTATTCCTCTCCTGGAATTATCTGATTCACCAAGACTTGTTAACCTTTCCTCCTATGTCTCTGCCCTAAAG GATTTACCAGAAAAAGCCAGAGCTGTGTTAGGTGATGTTGAAAACCTTACAGAAGAGAGAATAGAAATGGTGGTGAAGGATTACTTTAAAGATTATGAAGAGGGTGAAATTGCAAATAGGGGCTGGTGTCCTCACTCTTCTGCTTATAAGGTGTCGAAAGCAGTTATTAATGCGTACACAAGGATTTTAGCCAAGAGGTATCCAAAATTTTGTGTTAATTGTGTGTGTCCTGGCTTTGTCAAAACCGATATAAACTTCCATGCTGGCATATTATCTGTTGAAGAAGGTGCTGAAAGTCCTGTGAAGCTTGCTTTGCTGCCCGATGGTGGTCCTACTGGTCGTTTCTTTCTGCGCAAGGAAGAGGCACCTTTTTGA
- the LOC127901472 gene encoding (+)-neomenthol dehydrogenase-like, with translation MAETAKRYAVVTGANKGIGYEVVRQLALNGIITVLTARDEKGGLEAVEKLKHSGFDNVIFHQLDVADPAAIHSVADFIRSHFGKLDILVNNAGITGISSDADTLSGFIEEGVARGKMTQTYESAEKCLQTNYLGAKRMCEALIPLLQLSDSARIVNVSSSLGKLMYVTHEWAKGVFSDAENLTEERVDEVLSQYLNDYKEGSPETKGWPANAAAYILSKAAMNAYTRILAKKYPNFCINCVCPGYVKTEMTYNAGRLTVEEGAESPVWLALLHKGGPSGLFFSRKEETLF, from the exons ATGGCAGAAACAGCTAAGAG GTATGCAGTTGTTACAGGAGCAAATAAGGGAATTGGGTATGAAGTAGTGAGGCAATTGGCTTTAAATGGGATCATTACGGTACTAACAGCCAGAGATGAGAAGGGGGGTCTTGAAGCTGTTGAAAAACTCAAACACTCTGGCTTTGATAATGTGATCTTTCATCAGCTTGATGTTGCAGACCCTGCTGCTATTCACTCTGTAGCTGATTTCATTCGAAGTCATTTTGGAAAGCTTGATATTTTG GTAAATAATGCAGGGATTACTGGAATCAGTTCGGATGCTGATACTTTGTCAGGTTTTATTGAG GAAGGTGTTGCAAGAGGAAAAATGACTCAAACTTATGAGTCAGCTGAAAAGTGCCTGCAAACAAACTACTTGGGGGCCAAAAGAATGTGTGAAGCACTCATTCCTCTCCTCCAGTTATCCGATTCAGCAAGAATTGTTAATGTATCCTCTTCCTTGGGAAAGTTGATG tATGTAACACATGAATGGGCCAAAGGAGTGTTTAGTGATGCTGAGAACCTCACAGAAGAAAGAGTGGATGAGGTATTGAGCCAGTATCTAAATGATTACAAAGAGGGTTCACCGGAAACTAAAGGATGGCCTGCTAATGCAGCTGCTTACATACTATCAAAAGCAGCTATGAATGCCTACACAAGGATCCTGGCCAAGAAGTACCCAAATTTTTGCATCAATTGCGTTTGCCCTGGCTATGTTAAAACAGAAATGACCTACAACGCTGGTAGATTAACTGTAGAAGAAGGTGCCGAATCTCCAGTTTGGTTGGCTCTGCTGCACAAGGGCGGTCCTTCTGGTCTATTCTTTTCACGGAAAGAAGAGACCCTtttttga